GGTCGCGCCGACCGCCGGCGGCCGGATCACGCGTCCGTGCAGCATGCCGGGCAGCCGCACGTCCTGGACGTAGAGGTTCCGTCCGGTGACCTTGGCCGGCACGTCCGGGCGCGGGACCGACTGGCCGATGTAGCGGAAGTCCTTCGGGGCCTTCAGGGTGACCTTGGGATCCACGGGGACGCCGAGCCGCCGGTCGCCGACCAGCTCGCCGTACGAGATGCCGGGCCCGCCGGCCTTCGGCCGGACCACGCCGTCCGCGGTCTCGAGCTCGCCCACCGGCCGCCCGAGCCGCGGCGCCGCCATGGCCAGCAGGGCCTCGCGCGCCGTCGCCGCCACCCGGCGGAGCTGCATGCCGCCGCGGGAGACGCCGTAGCTTCCGCCCGTCCCGCCCTGGTCGGGCGTCAGCGCCGTGTCGCCCTCGATCATCTCGGTGATGCGCTCGATGGCGATGTCCAGCTCTTCGGCCACCATCTGCCGGAACGCCGCCCGCCCGCCCGTCCCGAGGTCGACCTTCCCGGTGAACAGCGTCACCGCCCCGTCCCCGTGGATCGCCAGGAAGGCGTCGACGGCGTCCGGGGCGACCGACTTGCCGAGCCAGCGGTCGGTCGGCCAGGGGAGCTGGGCGCCGGCGCGCCGCAGGGGGACGCCGCCGAGTCCGAGTCCCACCACGAGCACGCCGCCCGCCTTGAGGAAGCTCCGTCGCGAGAGCCGATCGGGGGCCATGTCACCGCCCTCCCGCCATCGCGGCGGCCGCGCGCATGACCGCCCGGATCACGCGGTGGTGGCTCCCGCAGCGGCACAGGTTGCCGGCCAGCGCCTCTCGGATCTGCTCTTCCGTCGGCCGGCGCGTGTGATCGAGGAGGGCCCGAGCCGTCACGACCATGCCCGTCGTGCAATAGCCGCACTGGGCGGCCTGCTCCGCGATGAAGGCGGCCTGCACGGGATCGGGGCGCTCGGGCGAGCCGAGCCCCTCGATCGTCGTCACCTCCTGGCCCACCACCGTCCGGGCGGGCGTGATGCAGGACCGGGCTACCCGGCCCGCGACGAGCACCGTGCAGGCGCCGCACTGGGCCAGGCCGCAGCCGAACTTCGCGCCGGTCAGGCCGAGATCGTTCCGGAGGACGTAGAGGAGCGGCGTGTCGGGATCGTCGGTCTCGACCACACGCGTCGCCCCGTTGACCTGCAACGTGAGCCTGGGCATCGGAACCTCCTGTCAGGCGTCCAGCCGGTACACGCGCCGCACGTTCTCCCACAGGATCTTCCGCTGGATCGCCTCGTCGATCCCGCGGAACTGCTCCTCGATGGCCTTGCCGGAGAACGGCCAGGTGCCGTCA
The genomic region above belongs to Candidatus Methylomirabilota bacterium and contains:
- a CDS encoding (2Fe-2S)-binding protein, which codes for MPRLTLQVNGATRVVETDDPDTPLLYVLRNDLGLTGAKFGCGLAQCGACTVLVAGRVARSCITPARTVVGQEVTTIEGLGSPERPDPVQAAFIAEQAAQCGYCTTGMVVTARALLDHTRRPTEEQIREALAGNLCRCGSHHRVIRAVMRAAAAMAGGR